The genomic region attcttaaattagtgatactaactgacctaagacagggaatgttttctacgattaaatgtcaggaattgtgaaaaactgagtttaaatgtatttggctaaggtgtatgtaaacttttgactttttgTATGTACCACAAAATAGATGGATAACTGTGCAAAGAGTACACTGATTAAATGAGGAGAAATGTAAAAAGATACTACTATAGTACTATTGCCGTATTCTGATTATTGCTGGTCCTTCATAAGATCATTAATATTGACCGATGCTGATATGTCACCGATATAGATGACACCCCTAAATATAATCATTGTATAGTTTTAAGTAATCCTGACTTTACCTCTCTGTTCCCTTACAGATCTCCTCAGAAGACTCTCCAAATCTCAGAATACAGTGTTTTGTGGACGAATTCAGCTGTTTTTAGCACGTCTCTTCCCTTTATCAGAAAAATCTGGTATGTTTTCTTGTGATATGgagtttattatttgtttatgggTTAATCTGTATTTTGTAGCTAAAGAGGATGTCTTCTAGAGGTTGagtgatagtggattttgccaatgtATGTAGACGGACATTGTTTTTACCAATTAATTGTGCCGGTAGctgttttttggaactattggttattggcaaaaatctgtgccaatagttgtagttaattagtttatttttgtttttttagtcctaattttttttattcctcatcaataaacctcatctggtaaaATATAagcaaaactcttcatctggtgaatatatatatatatatatatatatatatatatataggctaaaaaaaagctaaatatggCAAATAAAGCAGTGTAATGGTGTctctgtcatttaaaaataagagttcTGAAATAAGAAGGTGTAttccgggcttgtttatagttatccacgttattattattttttttttctggttattatttggattttggttgaacaaactgcatgtgggttttattcattttggactcctgtagcctctatgtctgtgcccgtcatagtatcaaaatactaagatttttttttttaacattctataaatggaTTTTAAAAGCTaacggccgattaatcggttatcagccttttccaccaccttaattATCATATCAATAAAATCCAATTTCGCTTGACCTCTATTTGCatataccgataactaaggtggtggaaaaggccaataactgattaattggccgTTAGCTTTTAAAATCCATCAAtctatagaatgtaaaaaaaaaaatcttagtcttatACGTGGGACTTATAACTACAAATAAGCCAGAAACACACCATtgttcttattttgaaatgatggaaacTTGGCTCAATTACTATGATTTACCAATTTAAGCTTTTTAGAGCCTATTTATTCACTAGATTAAgggtttatatacagtaaatatgaggacaaatgtttattattattcacagttGGAAgcacgatgtatgtgctgacgggacACGTTTTCatagttgcatttttctttgtagAACACTTGCTTTATCTAATCAAGTTATCTactaacaaaatatgcattgaagtgaggacaaaaatatagatttatattctcaatgatgaaagatttagatacagcaaatcatgtgattgtttttatttcatctctAGAGACCACTGTTATTCTGTATAACCAAGTCATTGTAACTCTAGAATCCTACAGCGCCGGACACAGAGGAACACaggaataaataataaaaatattggtATAGATGTTTGCAGATAAGCGATAGTTccgaaaagcaactatcggcaacgATTAATCtgttaaaccgatatatcggtcttccTCTAAAATCTTCTCCCACTATTTCAGGACTGAACCTACAGAGTCAGTTCAACCTCGATAACATCACAGTGTTCAACAAAAATGAACAGGAGAGCACACTTGGACTGCAGGTAAATGAATGCTGAATGTCATTGCCTGATCAGTGCATGTCATGTCATTGCCTAATCAGTGATCAGGCAATGACATGACGGAACATGTCGTAAGTACTGGAGTTAAAACATGCAGAAAATGCTTTTAAAACTGGTCGTAAGACACTTGTATTGTGTACTTTAGTGGGTGATCTTTACAGATAaacatgcatttttcattttcacaGCACTCAGAAGTGAAGGAGGAGGGGATGGAGGTGGAGGAGGGGGAGATGGGTGATGAAGATGCACCAACTTCCTGGTAAAGGGTGTTTGTATCTTAGATAGAAAGTCATCATCCCGTTTTGCCTCTGTTCAGGGATGTTAGACCGTTTGAGTGAAGCCTAATGTGGAATGCTGTTATTTTGTAGCTCTATTCCCATCGACTACAACCTTTACAGAAAGTTCTGGACCCTTCAGGACTACTTCAGAAACCCCATACAATGCTACGACAAGTTCTTATGGATGACTTTCCTCAAGGTACCTCAATTCAAAACTTTTAGAAaactacacagtatatactgtctGTAGCATACATCTTTGTTTAAATATAGTATGTGGTACAATTTGGAGAATGGAACAATGAATTTACACATTTGAAAGATCAATTGAGCATATTGCATTGAGGGTTGTAAATAGTCATATTTGTTGTGTTTTGATGAGTCATTTAAATGTAGTCAGTATTTCGTCATGACATATTCATCATTAATTTTAGTCACTTTGACtaaaatggtaaataattttagtggaaaaaaaaacattaaaaactgtaacagaccaagccaaataaagaaaaaaaaaaggtgtaaacATTTCATTATTTAAACATCTATCAAACATATTCAAGATTTATCAACATAAACACCATAAGAAAACCAtcctgaaaacctgagctccttgAAATAATAGCATAGAAGGAATGTATTGAAGTTTTAGCTACTTTAAAaagttactctgttgtgaattctTCAAGCTTTAGAGACTATTCCTTGTTTTCCAGTGTAGGATTAGTGGTCGGCCAATATGGGATTATACAATGCCGATACAATGCCGTTAAACGTAATACAGTTAACAGCAGAACATCAGATATACTCAAATAATTTTAAGTGAAGCAAACACTTATTTTCTGCAATATTTGTTCATATatgcataaacttgaaaagaaaaaatcttgaaaacagaaagtgttggcTATCCATTTACAAATCTATAGAATTTGGAACTGatacaagggaaagttaacacttctatTAATTGGCCAAACAAACACGTTATCGGCTGATGCAGATAAtccaaaaatggccaaatattggccgattaatcggcctgcttgatatattggtctatcacaaTTGTTCACCCTGAATTTTATGAAAATCAAAGCAATGCATTTCTATGGACCTATTCACACTGGAACAAAATTCGGCCGATTCCGATAATCAGCTATCTGCCGATAATCGCAAAATGTCcaaatatcagccgattaatcagcctggccaatATTGGCCTCACTATTTAGAAAATTGTGTTACATGTAGCGTGCTTTTACAGAAACGGCATATTCATTATGCAAGGGGTGCCGTCTGACTAGTTCATTCGCTGCATTGGCAGTGCAGATCAAAGTTTTTAAGTTTGAAACAGCTCAAGCAGGGAAATCCCCAACACACTGTGactatgactggattatttgaACCATTTGTTTTctagatttttataaaaaaaaaaaaaaaaaatttctttctttttcacctCTTTGTTAGCATTGGCGAAATCAAAACACTATCTGTCAATGAAAATGTATGTCTTTACATTTTGGCAAAACTTGAGTTGGTCATCCAGATATTTCATACATGCAGAAATTCTTTGTGCAGTGCACAGCATACTCGTTGCATACTGCATTGTTTTTGATATTGTGGGAGAAGGCTGGTAGAATGTAATTCTGAACAAACAGTTGGTCTGCTTGCATTTGTTGATCATTCTGGCCTCCCAGTCACTGACACTGAGTTTTTGACTCGTGTTCTCTGTGCAGTTTTCTGACGAAACACTGGCTGTGTTCAAGAGTTATAAACTGGACGACATGCAGGCGTCTAAGAGAAAGCTGGAGAAAATGAGGACTGCTGCTGGAGACCATGTCTACTTCGCCAAGTTTCTCACCAGTGAGAAAGTGGGTGCTTCCAGTCATTCGAATTCATTCGTTCATTAAAACGGCAGTCTAGCTGTCAACATTATACTCTCATCATAAACCTCTTAACTTGAGGTGAATTTTTCATCTTTCTGCAGTTGATGGATCTTCAGTTGAGTGACAGCAACTTCAGACGACACATTCTACTTCAATACCTCATCCTGTTCCAGTACCTGAAGGGCCAAGTCAAGTTCAAGAGGTCAGAGAGACAACAATGTAGCGAAACCAGTGTTTACTTACTGTGGTCTTGCTTTTTGTCAGTAGTTGTTTTTcacacttaatttttttctcaaCCCTTGCAGTTCCAGTTGTGTTTTAAATGATGATCAGTCTTCATGGGTTGAGGACACAACCAAACTTGTCTATCAGGTTAGTTTCCATACTGAGAACTTCAGCATCATTGTATTGTATAGGATTTATTAAACTAAACTGTGAAATTACTGTTGCACTGTTTTATGAGTAttcacttgccttttctttatttAAGTTACTGAGAGAAACCCCTCCAGATGGTGACAAGTTTGCATCTATGGTTGAGGTAAACAATGACTGCAAGGCATCTGGTTGGATATTCTAAAAGTTTAAAgcaggcttaaaggaatagttcacccaaaaatgaaaattctgtcattaattagtcatcctgttgttccaaacctggataCGTTACATTATTATGTACTAGCATTGctcagacaatacaaaaagtagctttagaaGTCAGTATATTGTtttatgactgccccctgctgactgcgcAACGCAAAAAAAATCGAGGCTTATTTTGGAATTTACTTACGGGAAATGGGCCGATTGTCTTAATTTTTTAtgcgttatttttttaacataattaatCATACTAAATTAATGTTAAACTGACAGCGCTAGTAAAAATCTCTTCTAATAAATGGAaagcaaaatgacagcctcagtccaccattcacttacattgcatctattttcattacaatgaaagtgaatgtgttccttggaagaaagtctatacaaatatatatacaaataaaatctgTCTTTAAAACTGATTGTAGTATAGAATTCATATATAAAGATGTATGGACTTGCTACTATCCTGAGCTGTGATGAGAAAAATACTGGGAAAAATCAGCCGCTGATAAAACATCTATTATAATACAATGgaattattactttttatatgTTGCTTGTACAACATGAATGGCTGTCAAACTAGAAATATGCTATTAAAATATCTCTGTTTTAATGCTATCATACTTACGAGATCGTTTAATGACAGACTTTaggaaaaccaaaaagtgttttaaaatcattgcgatattcacgaTACAGGTACAATTTTATATCAGAAgcaaaataatattgaatatatCAGAAATATTTTATATAGAGTATGACCCAGTTCTAGTTTTAACTCTTCCATTTGTTGATATGTATGAACAAATTCTTGTTTAAACCATTGATAACTAGTTGGTCTGTTAGTGTCATCTTAATTTATCCATTATATCATCAACAGCACATCCTGAACACAGAAGAGAACTGGAACACATGGAAAAATGAGGGCTGCCCAAGCTTTGTGAAAGAAAGGTCTTGATGAAGATGACATTTGGCTCATATTATGGTTCTAactgttttgttacatttattctgAAAAGTAAAGTTTTAATGCAAGGTTTCTAAAAAGACTAAATTATATAATGTGGTAAGCAACTGAGTGTGATATgtaatagaggtagaccgatatatcagttttatcgattaatccagggctccagactaaaacaaTGACTTGAGAAGATACGCAAGtctgcattccccttttgtctcataaatgttcacacccctttcgtaatttatacaaatataagagagaattttttttatttagtactgcccttcagaatctataGAATCAGaattatagtatgcatatagtagtgttgccttcttgagcatcagtgaatgtttgcaccttgtgtaatagttgtgtatgagtccctcaattgtcctaagtgtcaaaagctggatctcattatttatatacagtactgtgcaaaagtcttaggcacataagatgtttcacaaaagcatttgtcttaagatggttatttatattttcatctgtatatttcagtgtgtcaataggaaatatacattttatactcccaaacattacttttgcaaatagaaaagattagaatagaagaacagggagccctgcaacggAAGTCATGGCCCAacaaaaccccccactgaacattgagtcagtctgagattacataaagagacagaagcaattgagacagcctaaatagatagaagaactgtggtgaattctccaagaagcttggaacatcctatctaccaacaaccaagaaaaactgtgtccaggtgtacctaggagaattggtgctgttttaaatgcaaaagtGGTCTCACcgaatatttatttagcttttatatgtttactggactttgtatgacattaagtgataaatgaaaactatttatggcattatatttgaagacatcctcagcatacaacatttttcacaagtgcctaaaacttttgcacagtactgtatgtgtgtttgtgtgtgtgtatatatatatatatatatatatatatatatatatatatatatatatatatatatataagtggtgcggggacttttaattataaagaagcccaaaatacacatgggactcctattttgaaatgtctgcgctcccagttgtgaacacactgatggATGATTTGCtaagaaagtgaatctgattcaaactgctaacctgagctcctgagttcacacaCTCAgctcttttcaggtgattcatgaaaaagacccagttcaaaagagtcatttggtcacgactctctcaTGCTggttttgttgttgcgtgcggtgcagtgTGCTCATCAccacagaacgggtgaaaagtggcTCGAGACACACTGGTAGTGcgcactctaaagatgtattcaataactcacaagatgatatctgatgaaaccgcatatgaacgcacacaacccgactgttgccaatggcgactagattttaaattattgttgcaatcaattatttttgcgaccattttagtcacagtctggagctctgtaattggtgccgatagttgctttttggaactatcggttatcggcaaaaatctatgctgatatatatatatatatatatgtatgtgtgtgtgtgtatatatgtatttttttatttagcattgtAACACTAaaatgtaaatctgtttatttctTTCAGACCAGCAGAGACCAAACCCATCCGGCCCAGCAGAAAGAGACCAACACCAGAGGACTTTTTGGGGAAGGGCCCTGATCGTAAGATCCTCATGGGAAAGTAAGATATTAatattgcataatttgtattgCTGTGGTGCTCCAGATAGCTGGTGGTGGGCAATCTTATTTTCTATTTATGCTTCTCTTTGTTCTTCATCTTCATCAGTGAAGAGCTCACAAGGCTCTGGAATCTTAATCCTGACAACATGGAGGCCTGCAAGTCAGACAGCAGGTGTGTATTTCAGAAACAGTGCTGCTTTCTTCATTTAGTCAGAGGTTTTGTATTAATTCATGTTTTGGTTGAAGGGAGTTCATGCCATCACTGGAAGATTTTTTCGAAGAGGCCATTGAACAGGCTGATCCTGCAAACATGGTGGAGGATGAGTACAAGTACAGATGTTTTATAATTCAGTCtcgtttaaaatatatataaaaataaatcaaatttgatTACATACTATCATACTTGACTGAGGCTTCAGCATAAGTTATTGAGTTATTCACCGTTTTCCCTTCAGAGTTGTGTGTAACTCGAACTATGGCTGGCGAGCCCTGAGGCTGTTGTCCCGGCGGAGCCCCCATTTCTTCCAGCCCACCAACCAGCAGTTCAAAAGTCTGGCTGACTATCTGGAAAACATGGTCATCAAACTGGCCAAAGAGCTTCCTGTGAGTGGACGTCCACCTCATTATCTGAAGCTAAGAAAGTTGTCTAGCAAAGGCAGAGAACATTTCAACTAATGGTCGATGCCaacatatatacaaaaaaattcaattaataatAGCATATAAGGCACACACAAAGAAAAGGACACGGTTATCTAAAGTATCACTCTTTCAGATACCAAAGTGGCCTTTTAATTAagcatctttattttttattaaacttaCAGAAAGACCTTCCCTCTGAGGAGATAAAAACAGgagaggaagatgatgatgagaATGGAGATAACCTGCTGAAAGAGAGCAGTGACAGTGAGTACATAACTGCCCTTCAGTTTTATGAATCTTTGAAagccatttgaaaaaaaaaaaaaaaagaaatgaaaaaaattatggtCTTTGATTAGACAGCCAAGCAGACTGTATCTGatttttagtggtgtttgctaatataagcattactattattattattcatacttAGGAGTTTGATTAAACTTCAGTCCATAACATGATCTGCACAGTTTGTGCtactgacatgaatgatacctcaaatcatgtggattGTTGAGTACAGGAGTATACTATGGCTTTTGTGTGCAATCAGACAAAAAAATGGGCGGAAGAACATGGGATcgcctagcaactgcatagcaacaccctagcatcatacCTCACTataattttcttaagaaaatttaaaaattaggGCCATtcagttaacatttttaattgaattacatgatgtgccgattaatcacaattattagcatatattaatattatatgtaattatataattatgtaattatgtatatgtaattatgtaattaataataatataattatataattattttatataattggttaaatgtaaattataataatttagacAATTCAAGTACATTACTTTCATTATGTACTATTATGTACTGGCATTGATCAGACAATATAAAAAGAGGCTTTAGAAGACAGGATATTGTTTTATGACTGCCACCTGCTGACTGCGGAACGCAAAAATTCAAGGCTTATTTTGGAATTAATGTACGGGTCATGAGGTGgataggggtgggcaatatactggtatacattttggattatcgtctgtaTCGCGGTTAGGCAAAACCGCCACCACATGGCAAGAAACGTGCACCTCGTTCTGTCTGAGAAATGGAGGGGGAAGGCGGAGCGGCTttatgtgagactgagagaattgaagaaatgggttttaatgtcaaattcaatgacattaatCTTGCGTtctgaatatgcttctcatcagacACGCAGCTGTGTTTCACGCGATTTTCGTGGGAGAACATACTCAGCCCGGTTTCTCTGTATCGTGGCACAAACTTCAAAACTTGCATGAGCAGCGTGACCCACCTTAATTATTctgagtttttaatttttttaccttaaagcactATGAAGTAAGTCAAACATCAAACGGCGagagagcctgacattctaatcaacactgatgaggaaaaccGCAAATGTGTCATTCGCCAACAATTATGTGTCAACTTTcatgcagatttttttattttctttcgtcattgtaaagcgcatttcaaatgagttgagttgagttgaggcgTCAACACTCCACTCAAAGCCAGCGTCAAGTGCTGCATTGCCCTTCACATGACAAGCATTGCAGAAAGTGTCACGGAGGGGCAAATTTACGAGCTTGCCATGCAAGAAAGTGGGAAatatgcacaataaacattgaaagtatttatttggaagagagagaaaaactgtcagttgctttgatagcagaaagtaataaaaggactcgtttatgtttaggtctaagcgttttcttggtgaatttaaattagttcaataactggggtctctgatattcgtaaacgataaggtaatatttaattaaaagaaattatgagacattcagtatctcttcacaaatttggaaaaaaattttaatatttcttgttgctttgcaCTCTCAAAAGACATTATTTGTGAACCAAAAACATGTGTGGAAAAACACTTTTGTGTAAAGTGGCATCAgctcatagacttcaatgtatacggcagcgctgacgcgagtcatgtgaaagacccatAACGTGTATAATCGTCACTCACTTCTACACATTAATCGTAGTTCTTCCACCCTTTTCTTTCCGTAATGAACAAGGAAGACAAAAGATGCCGAAGTGAACAGTCCCAGGTCATTCAGCTTATTTCCAAATGAGAAGCTTCACTAGTGCCTTTTCTTCAGATTTCAAGCTCCATTCCTGTCAGACAcaccctgtgtctcaatcagctccctagcgccctgtgtcgtgaatcagtatattgtgaacatgaattcgggcactggtaagggtactaggtagggttgcaccagttgtgcgtaaggtctcacttatgTTGAGACCTTACACACTTAACTCACttaagttcacactaagggcttagtaactactagatagtttgtaactaagccagtgcttaatttagttgcatcacctgttcttaaggcaagacttaactagtaggtcataagctctccgtaaagtaatgtgtagtcgcttaatatgacgtttacctgtattgatccaataagcagccttcaaatttgtacacagaagtgtcttgttatggttgatgttcaaaccttgtttgctcacgtaactgtcagctgtaataaactATATCCCCATTGAAGtatgatatgtaataaaacaagatttcattaatggtatatttagcccaTGTAAATAACAATCTTAAGTAACTATCTAAAATGAaaaaggggcaataaataaatactaatacaacaggctggaaaatagacatttattcattttaatatatatatttagtatatgttgaaacttgacacctggcggcgtacacaggaaagtgcactgttagatcggtttcatactgaagaagttttttacataatgttttctcctgtaaatgtaaacgagtgtaaatgccaacatcatcatatatgtcgaaaggattgaagcttgtcaaccaaaacatgagctcattgatgtcattaaatgagtctgcttttttattccatccgttactcctgatcggaggcttccataaatatttagtttatacgtagggttacgttctacccaaGTTTAATgttgcaatgctcaaatatttagtagtgcgtaaattgtgacttagtgcccatttacgccacaactaggctaagttgaaaCTTACGTTGCTGGTGCAGCCGGCTcctgatccactgaacattgggacacttatgactcaatcacctgtgaCACGTTAACGAGCTTACCCATTCAAGCACAGCtattattaatcagcaccatcgctgtataaatgacactcgTTCActttcgttgaagatattcaaatgtacagtgttattataacagataaatgacataaaaatatattggagtgtattttaaacattCTTTTAACAGCTcagatatttaaaagattgtttcactttcagggtaattatgaatgaaagacattacaaacaacatctcttttaaagagaaaaaaaggcttggacttcatagttatacacttgtgctcgtcatcTAACGACTTGatagacttcagaagacatgacgatgTTTCCGGTAaggggaacatagtgagcaatgatGCTTCCTGGTTTTTCCGGTGCATTGTGgggtttcagtgcactggaaccaTATATAGCACTTATAGTTGAGAAGAGCCGTCCGACTGGCGATTCACCcacgttcttttaaatccagtgttttgaacgtgatgtcgcctcagctcctgaggaattatgggatcgtaaagtgtccagCCGATCGGCATTTCAGAATCTCatcggaaatagtaggtcatccagtTATTTCTTGcgtactgcttcatgaatactgtggattc from Myxocyprinus asiaticus isolate MX2 ecotype Aquarium Trade chromosome 5, UBuf_Myxa_2, whole genome shotgun sequence harbors:
- the LOC127440939 gene encoding THO complex subunit 1-like; translation: MSPPSHFNFTEAIEKFTAATKSAVDIRNCKPLTSAFSHLPGNETEKKTTLDQALRGVLEEQIVKQKVNVEDFLSLIYISIDGVTEGICSATIPFLLLGDVLDCLPLDQCDKIFTFVEENVSTWKSNTFYSAGKNYLLRMCNDLLRRLSKSQNTVFCGRIQLFLARLFPLSEKSGLNLQSQFNLDNITVFNKNEQESTLGLQHSEVKEEGMEVEEGEMGDEDAPTSCSIPIDYNLYRKFWTLQDYFRNPIQCYDKFLWMTFLKFSDETLAVFKSYKLDDMQASKRKLEKMRTAAGDHVYFAKFLTSEKLMDLQLSDSNFRRHILLQYLILFQYLKGQVKFKSSSCVLNDDQSSWVEDTTKLVYQLLRETPPDGDKFASMVEHILNTEENWNTWKNEGCPSFVKERPAETKPIRPSRKRPTPEDFLGKGPDRKILMGNEELTRLWNLNPDNMEACKSDSREFMPSLEDFFEEAIEQADPANMVEDEYKVVCNSNYGWRALRLLSRRSPHFFQPTNQQFKSLADYLENMVIKLAKELPKDLPSEEIKTGEEDDDENGDNLLKESSDSPSIQSKTVTNSQMDEIAAKLGAQWKTLADHLEMTEKEIRVIESDSEDVELQAKMLLVAWQDREGSQATMESLVTALNAAGFRKIADCLNET